The following proteins are encoded in a genomic region of Spirosoma sp. SC4-14:
- the hemH gene encoding ferrochelatase — protein MEAPVLQPPVARVKTPGKTGVLIVNLGTPDSPSVSDVRKYLREFLMDGRVIDIPVLQRTLLINGIIAPFRAPKSAKVYKELWTENGSPLKHYGYVVERELQKELGDAYIVKLAMRYQSPSLEAGLNELQQLGLADIVVIPFFPQYASASTGSVYEKVMDIVKNWQVIPAIRFVNRFHNHPKFIEGFVQLGRKYMQAYNYDHFIFSYHGLPERQISKGDSTGKVCQFGSCCDSYHAMNQHCYRAQSFDTTRLLVRELGIPEGKYTTCFQSRLGRTPWIKPYTDDVIRELGSKGIKSVLAFSPSFVADCLETTIEVGVEYKELFEASGGQHWQLVESLNDSPIWIETLADLVKSV, from the coding sequence ATGGAAGCACCTGTTTTACAACCACCCGTTGCCCGTGTAAAAACACCCGGCAAAACGGGCGTTCTGATTGTTAATCTCGGCACCCCCGACAGTCCGTCTGTATCTGATGTACGCAAATACCTGCGCGAATTTCTGATGGATGGCCGCGTTATCGATATACCCGTTCTTCAGCGCACTCTGCTCATCAATGGCATCATTGCTCCGTTTCGCGCGCCTAAATCGGCCAAAGTGTATAAAGAACTATGGACTGAAAATGGCTCTCCCCTGAAACATTATGGGTATGTTGTTGAACGGGAACTTCAGAAAGAACTAGGCGACGCCTATATAGTGAAACTGGCAATGCGCTATCAAAGCCCCAGCCTCGAAGCCGGGCTCAACGAACTCCAACAGTTGGGGCTGGCCGACATTGTAGTGATCCCTTTCTTTCCGCAATATGCCTCTGCCTCAACCGGCTCTGTCTACGAAAAAGTGATGGACATTGTGAAAAACTGGCAGGTAATTCCGGCAATTCGTTTTGTTAACCGGTTTCACAATCACCCTAAATTCATCGAAGGCTTTGTGCAATTAGGGCGTAAATACATGCAGGCCTACAATTACGATCATTTTATTTTCAGCTACCACGGTTTGCCCGAACGTCAGATTTCGAAAGGCGATAGTACCGGAAAAGTCTGCCAGTTTGGCTCGTGCTGCGATTCGTATCATGCCATGAATCAGCATTGCTACCGGGCGCAGAGTTTCGACACCACGCGCCTGCTCGTTCGCGAGTTAGGCATTCCCGAAGGTAAATACACAACCTGTTTCCAGTCGCGGTTGGGTCGCACGCCCTGGATTAAGCCCTATACCGATGATGTTATTCGCGAGTTAGGCTCAAAAGGTATTAAAAGCGTACTGGCATTCTCGCCCTCGTTCGTAGCCGATTGCCTGGAAACGACCATTGAAGTGGGCGTTGAATACAAAGAACTGTTCGAAGCTTCGGGGGGGCAGCACTGGCAGTTGGTCGAAAGCCTGAACGATAGCCCCATCTGGATCGAAACCCTGGCCGATCTGGTTAAATCGGTCTGA
- a CDS encoding LysR substrate-binding domain-containing protein codes for MTLSQLDYIVAVDTYRHFATAAENCHVTQPTLSMQIQKLEDELGILVFDRSKQPVVPTETGQAVLAQAREVLRAARRIPEIVNESKNDFQGELKLGIIPTLAPYLLPYFIGEFVGKYPAVSVQIQELVTEQIIERLRNGLIDVGLVVTPLAENGITEIPLFREPFVVYTSNSHPLARVDRVKPTDLQSTGLWLLTEGHCFRNQVVDICGADRKSNTNSTLRYETGSLETLIKLVDKQDGFTLLPYLATLDMDDIRRARLRSFSEPDPVREVSLVMHRSFLKRKLINALKQEILLHIPAELTTASSGKGRVIRVSQ; via the coding sequence ATGACGCTTTCTCAACTCGATTATATTGTTGCCGTTGATACATACCGGCATTTTGCAACGGCCGCCGAAAATTGCCATGTAACTCAGCCAACGCTCAGTATGCAGATCCAAAAGCTTGAAGATGAGCTGGGTATACTCGTTTTCGATCGCTCAAAACAACCTGTTGTTCCTACCGAAACAGGGCAAGCGGTACTGGCCCAGGCAAGAGAAGTTTTACGGGCTGCCCGGCGAATTCCCGAAATCGTTAACGAATCGAAAAATGATTTTCAGGGTGAATTAAAACTGGGAATTATTCCGACCCTGGCTCCGTATCTGTTACCCTATTTTATTGGCGAATTTGTGGGTAAATATCCTGCCGTATCGGTGCAGATTCAGGAGTTGGTTACAGAACAGATCATTGAGCGATTGCGCAATGGCCTCATCGATGTAGGATTGGTGGTAACGCCCTTAGCCGAAAATGGTATTACCGAAATTCCTCTGTTTCGGGAGCCATTTGTGGTTTATACGTCAAACTCGCATCCGCTTGCCAGGGTCGATCGGGTGAAACCAACGGACTTGCAAAGCACGGGTCTTTGGTTGCTGACAGAGGGGCATTGCTTCCGCAATCAGGTTGTAGACATTTGTGGTGCCGATCGGAAAAGCAATACCAATTCGACCCTGCGTTATGAAACCGGATCGCTCGAAACCCTCATCAAACTGGTTGACAAGCAGGATGGTTTCACGCTGTTACCATATCTGGCTACACTGGATATGGACGACATTCGCCGGGCTCGTCTGCGATCATTTAGTGAGCCCGACCCTGTGCGGGAGGTGAGTCTGGTGATGCACCGGAGTTTTTTGAAGCGAAAGCTGATCAATGCCTTAAAACAGGAGATACTACTTCACATACCTGCCGAACTAACAACGGCTAGTTCCGGAAAAGGGCGGGTTATACGAGTATCCCAATAA
- a CDS encoding T9SS type A sorting domain-containing protein → MFRCLCWLFLLFLLVNLSSAVRGQTILTNSLSVTSVCPGSSLEVLFTTDSQYNSGNVFTVELSDGTGFSKLETGMPHVIQTNRISAVWSVLATVPATTAAGTNYQVRVSASNPSVVGIPSSTTLTVKAVSPTPTTSAVIYCQNAQATSLSATTANSGSLNWYSAASGGFGSATAPIPNTSMAGNQTFYVTQTVGDNCESDRVPLTVTIKESPASPIVQANSIAYCQNAQSTSLSATGQNLKWYESETGVTSLTSITPVTSVTGTQNYYVSQTVNGCESPRTVIAVTVKPLPAAPTVDSVGSAYCQNSSAAPLTAAGQNLNWYSVPLGGTSLGGSVTPKTDSVGSFVYYVSQTVDGCQSSRSSVTVLVSAQPSKPIATNTYSFCQNATSATLTATGTALTWYDALGNRLSNAPVPSTDQPGTVSYFVTQTVNNCESQRAEISVITKAAPDAPGTTPLTVCQNTPAQLLTADGQNLRWYMVSTGGTSTTITPMASTSLTGQTNYYVTQTVDGCESARASVLVTVKMQPSTPGVTSTTLCQFTDAEPIMATGQNLKWYAADGTALLSAPTPVTNQGDTLFYLVSQTVDGCESNKALFSVTILTTPAPTVSDPIIEICLGATAQPLEAVGQNLKWTDPNGVVTTTAPTPPTLNATVKPDGDVYYVTQTGTNGCESPKVAIRVFVQTPPTMSIAGTTTVNLGMEVPLKLSFTGVGPYRYKLSNGLSGTSIKDTTILVIPERTTTYQVLEVANKCGVGLPGNGATATITVTVPVIQTLGLTSTTVCAGTTLSARFLTAGAFNSGSVFKLQIAPVSADTSTAIFQDVVSSQTENGQITGALSNTLAGGTYWVRVSATNPKIPVYGNISPTQLMVRPLATATLTGNQNLYEGQPASLTVAFTGDGPWKFSYRDSTTTLGTIKTVIASTNPYVFETRPGQTTAYYLTSVSNDCGVGPKVSGVAVVSVLNPLGIEDQSLVDALEIYPVPATTTLTIRINGLSASQPALLELTDLSGRTSIRQETRQATSILTLDQHPAGTYILRIRVGDRTASKRIVKL, encoded by the coding sequence ATGTTTCGATGTTTATGTTGGCTCTTCCTGTTGTTTTTGTTAGTCAATCTTTCGTCCGCTGTTCGGGGGCAAACAATTTTGACCAATTCGCTCAGTGTTACGTCGGTCTGTCCGGGCTCTTCGCTGGAGGTTTTGTTTACAACGGATAGTCAGTATAATAGTGGGAATGTATTTACGGTAGAACTTTCGGATGGAACTGGTTTTAGCAAGCTGGAAACCGGAATGCCTCATGTGATCCAAACCAACCGGATTTCGGCTGTTTGGAGCGTGTTGGCCACTGTACCGGCCACTACGGCAGCCGGTACAAATTATCAGGTGCGGGTGTCGGCCAGTAATCCGTCTGTTGTGGGTATTCCCAGTTCAACTACCCTGACCGTTAAAGCAGTATCGCCCACACCAACCACATCGGCAGTAATCTACTGTCAGAATGCACAGGCGACTTCCTTATCGGCAACAACTGCGAACAGTGGTTCGCTGAACTGGTATTCGGCAGCTTCGGGTGGATTTGGTTCTGCTACAGCTCCTATACCGAACACCAGTATGGCTGGCAATCAGACTTTTTATGTGACGCAAACCGTAGGCGATAACTGCGAAAGTGATCGAGTGCCCCTTACGGTTACCATCAAAGAGTCGCCCGCTTCGCCAATAGTACAAGCCAATTCGATTGCTTACTGTCAGAATGCGCAAAGCACATCCCTGTCGGCAACGGGCCAAAATCTGAAATGGTATGAATCAGAAACGGGCGTAACCAGTTTGACCAGTATAACGCCCGTTACATCCGTTACAGGTACCCAAAACTACTACGTGAGTCAAACCGTTAATGGATGCGAAAGTCCACGCACAGTCATTGCCGTAACGGTAAAACCACTTCCGGCTGCACCAACCGTCGATTCGGTGGGGAGCGCCTATTGTCAAAACTCATCGGCTGCTCCCTTGACGGCGGCTGGTCAGAATCTGAACTGGTATTCGGTGCCGTTGGGAGGTACGTCGCTTGGCGGTAGTGTTACCCCCAAAACGGATTCAGTAGGCAGTTTTGTGTATTATGTTAGCCAGACTGTTGATGGTTGCCAAAGTTCGCGGAGTAGCGTTACCGTGTTGGTATCGGCTCAGCCCAGCAAACCAATAGCTACCAATACGTACAGTTTCTGCCAGAATGCCACGTCTGCTACCCTTACTGCCACTGGTACGGCTTTAACCTGGTACGATGCGTTGGGCAACCGGTTGAGCAATGCTCCGGTGCCTTCGACTGATCAACCTGGTACGGTTAGCTACTTTGTAACCCAGACAGTCAATAACTGCGAAAGTCAGCGTGCCGAAATTAGCGTTATTACAAAGGCGGCTCCCGATGCTCCAGGTACAACACCACTGACCGTATGCCAGAATACACCAGCTCAACTACTAACGGCCGATGGGCAGAATTTGCGGTGGTATATGGTTAGCACAGGTGGAACCAGCACAACCATTACGCCAATGGCCAGTACGAGTTTGACAGGCCAGACGAATTACTACGTTACCCAGACGGTTGATGGTTGCGAAAGTGCAAGGGCGTCGGTGCTGGTGACTGTAAAAATGCAGCCCAGTACGCCAGGAGTTACATCGACCACGCTCTGCCAGTTTACCGATGCTGAACCCATAATGGCAACAGGCCAGAATCTGAAATGGTATGCTGCTGATGGAACGGCACTATTGTCGGCCCCTACACCTGTCACCAATCAGGGCGATACACTGTTTTATCTGGTGAGTCAAACGGTAGATGGTTGTGAAAGTAATAAGGCATTGTTTTCGGTTACTATTCTGACAACGCCCGCGCCGACAGTGAGCGATCCAATCATTGAAATTTGCCTGGGGGCAACAGCGCAACCACTGGAAGCAGTGGGCCAGAACCTGAAATGGACAGATCCCAATGGAGTCGTTACCACCACCGCTCCGACTCCGCCAACGCTGAATGCCACCGTGAAACCTGATGGTGATGTTTACTACGTTACGCAGACGGGGACTAATGGTTGTGAAAGCCCGAAAGTAGCAATCCGCGTATTTGTACAAACGCCACCCACCATGTCTATTGCCGGAACAACAACGGTAAATCTGGGCATGGAAGTACCACTAAAACTGAGTTTTACCGGCGTAGGGCCTTATCGCTACAAACTGTCGAACGGATTGAGCGGAACCAGTATTAAAGACACCACTATTTTGGTGATACCAGAGCGTACAACTACCTATCAGGTGCTGGAGGTGGCTAACAAATGCGGAGTTGGATTACCGGGCAATGGCGCTACGGCAACCATAACCGTAACTGTTCCCGTCATTCAAACTCTGGGCCTGACAAGTACCACTGTATGCGCAGGAACTACGCTGTCGGCCCGGTTTCTGACAGCGGGGGCGTTTAATTCTGGTAGTGTATTTAAATTACAGATTGCGCCGGTTAGTGCCGATACGTCCACCGCAATTTTTCAGGATGTGGTGAGCAGTCAGACCGAAAATGGACAGATCACGGGTGCCCTTTCCAATACGCTGGCGGGCGGAACATACTGGGTGCGGGTAAGTGCAACAAACCCGAAAATTCCTGTATATGGAAATATCAGTCCCACCCAGCTAATGGTTCGCCCGCTGGCAACGGCAACGCTAACCGGTAATCAGAACCTGTATGAAGGGCAGCCTGCCAGCCTAACGGTCGCATTTACGGGCGATGGGCCCTGGAAATTTTCCTACCGCGATAGCACAACAACACTCGGAACAATAAAAACGGTTATTGCCAGCACAAACCCGTATGTGTTCGAAACCCGTCCTGGCCAGACAACAGCCTATTATTTAACCAGTGTAAGTAACGATTGTGGCGTAGGGCCGAAAGTGAGTGGCGTGGCAGTTGTGAGTGTCCTGAATCCATTAGGAATCGAAGACCAGTCGCTGGTCGACGCGCTTGAGATTTATCCCGTTCCTGCCACTACAACCCTTACAATTCGGATCAACGGCCTTAGTGCCAGTCAGCCTGCTTTGCTGGAATTGACAGACCTGTCGGGGCGGACCTCAATCCGGCAGGAGACTCGCCAGGCTACTTCGATCTTAACGCTGGATCAGCATCCGGCTGGTACCTATATTTTACGAATACGAGTTGGCGACCGAACGGCTTCCAAACGAATTGTGAAGCTATAA
- a CDS encoding NAD(P)/FAD-dependent oxidoreductase, translating into MKAAFDVAIIGAGFAGLTAAARLKKRTQTSFVIFERANQVGGTWRQNSYPGCACDIPSHLYSLSFAMNPNWSRMYSTQPEILAYTNQIVDQYDLNAHIRYNTDIVRVVFSDAHWHLTDRTGNQTTARTVILAVGPLNYPSIPKLPGLQTFAGTTFHSSNWNTHYELTGKRVAVVGTGASAIQFIPKIAPLVKQLTIFQRTAPYVSPRRDRAISAVEQHLFRKLPIAQKAYRSLIYWYNELQGMAFLGNEGFNKIGTKRALKHLNQSIKDPELRQKVTPTYKLGCKRVLISDDYYPALNRNNVDLITAGITEVTANSIIDADGHEHSVDAIIFGTGFVVGGAIANLNITGRYGQNLFEHWLTKGAEAYYGIAMSGYPNMLFMVGPNTGLGHNSILHMIESQVNYALSYLDLLEKKPADAYLDVKPEVQQQYNSQIQQKMQNTVWASGCQSYYLDSKGRNTTIWPGLSSTYRKATQCINPADYELVCRNRPKPEAVFQPDLIQPGSNH; encoded by the coding sequence ATGAAAGCTGCTTTTGATGTAGCTATTATTGGTGCGGGGTTTGCCGGACTCACTGCGGCTGCCCGGCTAAAAAAACGTACCCAAACGTCGTTTGTGATTTTTGAACGAGCCAATCAGGTTGGCGGAACCTGGCGCCAGAATAGTTATCCTGGTTGTGCCTGCGATATACCATCCCATTTGTATTCGCTCTCGTTTGCCATGAACCCGAACTGGTCACGAATGTATTCGACCCAGCCCGAAATTCTGGCTTATACCAATCAGATTGTCGACCAGTACGACCTGAACGCGCATATTCGCTATAATACCGACATTGTTAGGGTGGTATTTTCAGATGCTCATTGGCACCTTACCGACCGAACGGGTAATCAGACAACGGCCCGAACTGTAATTCTGGCCGTTGGGCCGCTCAATTATCCGAGTATTCCGAAACTGCCAGGCTTGCAAACATTTGCCGGAACAACCTTTCATTCATCCAACTGGAACACTCACTATGAGTTGACCGGCAAACGGGTCGCTGTGGTGGGTACGGGAGCAAGTGCCATTCAGTTTATCCCTAAAATTGCTCCGCTCGTTAAACAGCTGACTATTTTTCAACGAACGGCTCCGTATGTATCGCCCCGGCGCGACCGGGCCATATCGGCAGTAGAACAACATCTTTTCAGGAAACTCCCGATCGCTCAAAAAGCCTACCGATCGCTGATTTACTGGTACAATGAACTCCAGGGAATGGCTTTTCTGGGCAACGAGGGGTTCAATAAAATCGGCACAAAACGAGCGCTGAAGCACCTGAATCAATCCATTAAAGATCCTGAACTACGGCAGAAAGTAACGCCAACCTACAAACTGGGCTGCAAGCGGGTTTTGATCTCCGATGATTACTACCCTGCGCTCAACCGCAATAACGTTGACCTAATAACGGCGGGCATTACGGAGGTAACAGCCAATTCGATTATCGATGCAGACGGGCACGAACATTCCGTGGATGCGATTATTTTCGGGACGGGGTTTGTTGTAGGCGGTGCCATCGCAAACCTGAACATTACCGGACGTTACGGTCAGAATCTCTTCGAGCACTGGTTAACCAAAGGTGCAGAAGCCTATTACGGCATAGCCATGTCGGGGTATCCGAATATGCTCTTCATGGTAGGACCCAATACCGGGCTGGGTCATAACTCAATTCTTCACATGATCGAATCGCAGGTGAACTATGCACTCAGCTACCTGGATTTGCTCGAAAAAAAACCAGCAGACGCTTATCTGGATGTTAAACCGGAGGTCCAGCAACAATACAATAGCCAGATTCAGCAAAAAATGCAGAACACGGTCTGGGCATCGGGCTGTCAGAGCTATTACCTCGACTCAAAAGGACGAAATACCACAATCTGGCCAGGACTTAGCTCGACCTATCGGAAAGCGACTCAATGCATAAATCCAGCCGACTACGAGCTGGTTTGCCGTAATCGACCCAAGCCCGAAGCTGTTTTCCAGCCGGATCTCATCCAACCTGGTTCGAATCATTGA
- a CDS encoding FAD-dependent oxidoreductase translates to MPTNSSALSANQPRVKPSAAEVNTADLETSVIIVGGGIAGLTCANYLKQAGIRALILEASDGVGGRVRTDHVDGFRLDRGFQILLTAYPEAQRLLNYADLNLNHFRAGAMVRHQNNWLSLLNPFQEPLSTFQALASSVGTVGDKLRIVELIRRTQGLSLDELFQQSPTTTLAFLRDFGFSDQIIERFFRPFFGGVFLEDGLTTSSNFFEFCFRLFFTGQAALPANGIGAIADQLASRLSPDQIRLHSAVARLDGKTVYLTNGQSLIANTIVLAVDAAQAAVLLGRQAPAEHAFNHTTCTYFASSTPLPDVARQKLLLLNATRSTAVHNVAILSDVAPNYAPAGQTLVSVSTQGLETVNATALTEQIKQELTSWFGDDVNHWRHLHTYHIPHALPAYPPDRAGTDAIHELLKLSENLYQCGDQTAYPSLNAAMQTGRLVADMIRKQEIHV, encoded by the coding sequence ATGCCAACGAATTCGTCTGCTTTATCCGCCAACCAGCCTCGTGTTAAGCCATCCGCAGCCGAGGTCAATACGGCTGACCTGGAAACGTCCGTTATCATTGTTGGCGGAGGGATTGCTGGCTTGACCTGTGCTAATTACCTCAAACAGGCAGGCATCCGGGCGCTTATTCTTGAAGCATCAGATGGGGTAGGCGGGCGTGTTCGCACCGATCACGTCGATGGCTTCCGGCTCGACCGGGGGTTTCAGATTCTTTTGACGGCTTACCCCGAAGCACAGCGTTTACTAAACTATGCGGATCTTAATCTTAACCATTTTCGGGCTGGAGCCATGGTTCGTCATCAGAACAACTGGCTTAGCCTTCTCAATCCGTTTCAGGAACCGTTATCAACTTTTCAGGCGCTTGCGTCATCGGTAGGGACAGTTGGCGACAAGCTCCGCATCGTTGAACTCATCCGACGCACACAGGGACTTAGCCTCGACGAACTGTTTCAGCAATCGCCAACCACTACGCTGGCTTTTCTGCGCGATTTCGGTTTTTCAGATCAAATTATTGAGCGGTTTTTCCGGCCCTTTTTTGGCGGTGTTTTTCTGGAAGATGGCCTCACAACCTCCAGCAACTTCTTCGAATTTTGCTTTCGATTATTTTTTACGGGACAGGCTGCACTACCCGCAAACGGTATAGGTGCCATTGCCGATCAACTGGCCAGTCGGCTCTCGCCCGATCAGATTCGGCTCCACAGCGCCGTTGCCCGGCTAGATGGAAAAACCGTTTACCTCACCAATGGCCAATCGCTCATCGCCAACACCATTGTTCTGGCCGTCGATGCTGCTCAGGCGGCTGTTTTGCTGGGACGTCAGGCTCCTGCCGAACACGCCTTTAACCATACAACCTGCACGTATTTTGCCAGCTCTACTCCCTTACCCGATGTGGCCCGGCAAAAACTGCTGTTGCTGAACGCTACCCGTTCTACGGCCGTTCATAATGTGGCTATTCTGAGCGATGTAGCACCTAACTATGCTCCTGCCGGACAAACCCTGGTATCGGTTAGCACGCAGGGCCTCGAAACCGTAAATGCAACGGCTTTAACGGAACAAATAAAGCAGGAATTAACCAGTTGGTTTGGCGACGACGTAAACCACTGGCGACACCTGCACACCTATCACATTCCACATGCGCTACCGGCTTATCCACCCGACCGCGCCGGTACAGATGCAATTCATGAACTACTGAAACTATCCGAAAACCTCTATCAATGTGGTGATCAAACCGCCTATCCATCGCTGAACGCGGCTATGCAAACCGGACGTCTGGTAGCCGATATGATCCGTAAACAGGAAATTCACGTGTAA
- a CDS encoding aminodeoxychorismate/anthranilate synthase component II — protein MNLLVVDNFDSFTYTLVDYLHQAGATCYVVRNNESLDRLTQQPVDGVVLSPGPGTPQHAGRLMEVIAYYYQQVPLLGVCLGHQAIGEFFGATLSRAARPMHGKVSTVEVQTSDVLFRGLPRRFEVTRYHSLLLHSLPDTLLCTAHTDQYELMAMRHRYLPIWSVQFHPEAALTAFGLDILLNWINFLKFSTVKQETLASAELLHKRHSIV, from the coding sequence ATGAATCTGTTAGTCGTCGATAATTTTGATTCGTTTACGTATACACTGGTAGACTATCTGCATCAGGCAGGAGCGACCTGTTATGTTGTACGAAACAATGAATCACTGGATCGCCTGACGCAGCAGCCTGTCGATGGTGTTGTGCTTTCGCCAGGACCAGGAACACCCCAACATGCAGGCCGTCTGATGGAGGTAATTGCGTATTATTACCAGCAAGTGCCTCTGTTGGGAGTTTGCCTTGGCCATCAGGCTATCGGCGAGTTTTTTGGGGCTACACTCAGCAGGGCAGCTCGCCCCATGCATGGTAAAGTCTCGACTGTTGAGGTGCAAACCAGCGATGTATTGTTTCGTGGATTGCCCCGCCGATTTGAAGTAACGCGGTACCATTCGTTGCTGTTGCATAGCTTGCCTGATACACTGCTTTGTACGGCCCATACAGATCAGTATGAGCTAATGGCAATGCGACACCGGTATCTACCCATATGGAGTGTACAGTTTCACCCTGAGGCCGCTTTAACAGCATTTGGACTCGATATTTTGTTGAATTGGATTAATTTTTTAAAATTTAGTACAGTTAAGCAGGAAACATTGGCTTCGGCCGAGTTACTGCATAAAAGACACAGCATCGTATGA
- a CDS encoding alpha/beta hydrolase produces the protein MNYQIREEAGFRYVDEGQGDVLLLLHGLFGALSNWDGVINEFSDRYRVVIPMMPIYEMPIREASLEGLVAFIEKFVAEKKLTDLTLLGNSLGGHLALLYTFKHPEDVQRLVLTGSSGLFENGMGGSFPKRGSYDYIAERVAYTFYDPEVASKELIDEVFEITSSIPKCMSIVGIAKSAQRNNVAKDLYKINVPTLLVWGLNDTITPAEVGYEFNRLIADSELHFIDKCCHAPMMEHPGRFNELLNDWLERHPVVNESMSVGSLQ, from the coding sequence ATGAACTATCAGATTCGGGAAGAAGCGGGATTTCGCTACGTAGATGAGGGACAGGGCGACGTGTTGCTGTTGCTCCATGGCCTGTTTGGTGCGCTCAGCAACTGGGATGGTGTTATTAACGAGTTTTCTGACCGCTATCGGGTAGTTATTCCTATGATGCCGATCTATGAAATGCCTATTCGGGAAGCCAGTCTGGAAGGCCTTGTGGCATTTATCGAGAAATTCGTAGCGGAAAAGAAATTAACCGATCTAACACTGTTAGGTAATTCGCTGGGAGGGCATCTGGCCCTGCTGTATACCTTCAAACATCCCGAGGATGTTCAGCGGCTGGTGCTTACGGGTAGTTCGGGCCTGTTTGAAAACGGCATGGGTGGCTCATTTCCCAAACGTGGTAGCTATGACTACATTGCTGAGCGGGTGGCCTACACATTCTATGATCCTGAAGTTGCTTCCAAGGAGTTAATTGATGAGGTGTTTGAGATTACCAGCAGCATCCCCAAATGCATGAGCATCGTTGGTATCGCGAAATCGGCGCAACGCAACAATGTGGCCAAAGATCTATACAAAATTAACGTGCCCACGCTATTGGTTTGGGGGTTGAATGATACCATTACGCCAGCAGAGGTTGGCTATGAATTTAATCGATTGATTGCCGATTCGGAATTACATTTTATCGACAAGTGCTGCCATGCACCCATGATGGAACATCCCGGTCGCTTTAACGAACTGCTCAATGACTGGCTCGAACGACATCCCGTTGTCAACGAATCGATGTCGGTAGGTAGTTTACAATAA
- a CDS encoding CBS domain-containing protein, with protein sequence MLAAELIDPMLPALKPTDTVEQALDWMQEHRTGQLVLIDQGEYRGVVSEELLMDIPDIDQPVSNAMRLFEQIYVYEDQHLYEIMSLIIQHRMDVIAVLNEGREFSGTISANELLKQFAQELGVQEAGAILILNLNERDYSMAEISRLVESNNVKIISSYFSSAAYGMPDRSRLTLKLNRRDITSVISTFERFGYHIEAAFANAPVESIDQERLDSLLRYLNT encoded by the coding sequence ATGCTGGCTGCCGAACTCATAGACCCGATGCTACCAGCCCTGAAACCTACCGACACGGTAGAGCAGGCGTTGGATTGGATGCAGGAGCACCGTACCGGGCAACTCGTGCTGATCGACCAGGGAGAATACCGGGGTGTGGTTAGTGAAGAATTATTGATGGATATTCCCGATATCGATCAACCAGTGAGCAATGCAATGCGCCTGTTTGAGCAGATATACGTATATGAGGATCAGCACTTATATGAGATTATGAGTCTGATCATTCAACACCGGATGGATGTGATCGCCGTTCTGAACGAAGGTCGTGAGTTTTCAGGAACCATTTCGGCCAATGAACTGCTAAAACAGTTTGCGCAGGAACTTGGCGTTCAGGAAGCAGGCGCTATTCTGATTCTAAATCTAAATGAGCGTGACTACTCCATGGCCGAAATAAGCCGACTGGTTGAATCAAATAACGTCAAAATAATCAGTAGTTATTTCTCCAGCGCTGCCTATGGTATGCCAGACCGGTCTCGGTTAACACTCAAACTAAATCGTCGGGATATTACGTCTGTTATTTCTACCTTTGAGCGCTTTGGTTATCATATCGAAGCCGCATTTGCCAACGCCCCCGTCGAAAGCATTGATCAGGAGCGGCTCGATTCGCTGCTTCGTTATCTAAATACCTAG